From Desulfonatronum thioautotrophicum, the proteins below share one genomic window:
- a CDS encoding glycosyltransferase, which translates to MKKILYIAYYYPPATGSAMPAVNRVKKIMRNLEGFRSIVMTTEPRCYPSFVETAANSTETHGNETIYRIPTSWNLHALLLRVKQAIAKAVNCFKPSPDQRTTPETPQPPQDRPTPSASIKELLDQLLLFPDFARPWLFPAVRKGYTVIKREKPDIILATGTPWTALIVGALLKSFSSAKLITDFRDPWSENPYVTTHPLVQKLDSLMERFVVQRSDLVFLNTTHLLNAFIKRYPRHQHKLICVTNGYDSTDFENISTQELPHDHLNLLHAGTLYAKRDPGMLLQALAKHNKQQSMQANFYQIGKIDVDYDLPARCAELNIQENFTTLPFMPHKDCLGYMQAADVLVLIQPDTKTQIPSKLYEYIYFNKPVLAICEEDSALAKMIEDHRFGIVFSPHDIEGASRYLNEICLLKKKKKRLVMDYDIGTFDFENIISSIRHRIEQL; encoded by the coding sequence ATGAAAAAAATACTCTATATAGCCTATTATTATCCTCCGGCAACAGGCTCAGCAATGCCTGCTGTCAACAGGGTCAAGAAAATCATGAGAAACCTGGAAGGGTTCAGGTCTATCGTCATGACAACTGAACCCCGGTGCTATCCCTCTTTTGTTGAAACCGCCGCCAACTCCACTGAAACACATGGCAATGAAACCATTTACCGGATACCAACCAGTTGGAATTTGCATGCGCTCCTGCTTCGGGTGAAGCAAGCCATTGCCAAGGCGGTGAATTGTTTCAAGCCCAGCCCGGATCAGCGCACGACACCTGAAACCCCTCAGCCCCCCCAGGACCGCCCCACCCCGAGTGCCTCCATCAAGGAACTTTTGGATCAACTGCTTTTGTTCCCGGATTTTGCACGCCCGTGGCTGTTTCCAGCAGTACGGAAAGGGTATACCGTCATCAAACGGGAAAAACCCGATATCATATTGGCTACCGGTACTCCCTGGACGGCCTTGATCGTGGGGGCTTTGCTGAAATCATTCAGTAGCGCCAAATTGATCACCGACTTTCGCGACCCCTGGTCCGAAAACCCCTATGTCACCACGCACCCCCTGGTCCAGAAACTGGATAGCCTCATGGAGCGCTTTGTCGTCCAGCGGTCTGACCTTGTTTTTCTGAACACAACCCACTTGCTGAATGCATTCATCAAGCGCTACCCGCGCCATCAGCACAAGCTGATCTGCGTGACCAACGGTTATGATTCGACGGACTTTGAGAATATTTCGACACAAGAACTGCCCCATGATCATTTGAACCTGCTCCACGCTGGCACGCTGTATGCCAAAAGAGATCCGGGCATGCTTCTTCAGGCACTGGCCAAGCACAACAAACAGCAGAGCATGCAGGCTAATTTTTACCAGATTGGTAAAATTGACGTGGACTACGACCTCCCAGCACGCTGCGCGGAACTGAATATCCAGGAAAACTTCACGACCCTGCCCTTCATGCCCCACAAGGATTGTCTGGGCTACATGCAAGCCGCCGACGTTCTCGTACTGATCCAGCCGGACACAAAGACCCAGATCCCATCCAAACTCTATGAGTATATCTATTTCAATAAACCCGTACTGGCGATATGCGAAGAGGATAGCGCACTGGCGAAAATGATTGAAGACCATAGATTCGGGATAGTTTTTTCCCCTCACGACATTGAAGGTGCTTCTAGATACTTGAATGAAATTTGCCTACTTAAAAAAAAGAAAAAACGGTTGGTTATGGACTATGATATTGGCACCTTTGATTTTGAAAACATAATTTCCTCTATTCGACATCGAATTGAGCAACTCTAA
- a CDS encoding O-antigen ligase family protein, giving the protein MAAYVLVLLGPQHIWWWAFEGLRPFQLVALATIAGFVLAIARHDIGTTFLKTRINLFLVILLACMTLSYLFGPYVEYGPGPRHFDPAWLYKLTINIFLFYFIAVLCINDDRKFRYLSLVMVFSVAYLIYWINKQYLTGMAWGRIGGPWSPAGGHFTDENFFALLVVMGLPFLYFLGFYYKNLIIRYGLWLIIPFGWHAVFLTGSRGGLIGLATILAITVLRSPKKWIGVLLIPLFIVAYQWQAGDVMRDRAQDIRSVDETTTAQTRFQAWNAGLEMMKAHPLIGVGLASFGPAFPNYSPYPARVAHNAYIEVGAENGVLAFIVYIGIYLTAIMTLWRKKPMQLWMQPGHEKHYLYLMNEALLVSFVGFAVSALALSAHYHEGFFYLLILINFIYVKKMQASTESR; this is encoded by the coding sequence ATGGCAGCCTACGTACTGGTCCTGTTGGGGCCTCAACACATCTGGTGGTGGGCCTTTGAGGGTTTGAGACCGTTTCAGCTCGTTGCCCTGGCCACGATCGCCGGCTTTGTCCTCGCTATCGCACGGCACGACATCGGCACCACCTTTCTCAAGACCAGAATCAACCTCTTTCTCGTGATTCTGCTGGCCTGCATGACTCTCTCCTACCTGTTCGGGCCGTATGTAGAGTATGGACCGGGCCCCAGGCACTTTGACCCGGCCTGGCTGTATAAATTGACCATTAATATTTTTCTCTTTTATTTCATCGCCGTGCTCTGTATCAACGATGATCGCAAATTCAGGTACCTGAGCCTGGTGATGGTTTTTTCCGTCGCCTACCTGATCTATTGGATCAACAAGCAGTACCTCACCGGCATGGCCTGGGGCCGGATCGGGGGGCCCTGGTCCCCTGCCGGGGGGCATTTCACGGATGAAAATTTCTTTGCCCTGCTCGTGGTCATGGGCCTGCCATTTTTGTATTTCCTGGGCTTTTACTACAAGAACCTGATCATCCGGTACGGACTCTGGCTGATCATCCCCTTTGGGTGGCATGCTGTTTTTCTCACGGGGTCCCGTGGCGGGCTGATCGGACTGGCAACCATCCTGGCCATAACCGTGCTTCGCTCCCCAAAAAAATGGATCGGTGTTTTGCTGATCCCCTTGTTTATTGTGGCCTATCAATGGCAGGCTGGCGACGTCATGCGGGACAGGGCTCAGGACATCCGGTCTGTCGATGAAACGACAACAGCCCAAACCCGTTTCCAGGCCTGGAACGCCGGCCTGGAAATGATGAAGGCCCATCCCCTCATCGGTGTGGGCCTGGCATCCTTCGGCCCGGCCTTTCCCAACTATTCCCCGTACCCTGCCAGGGTTGCGCACAACGCCTATATTGAGGTCGGCGCGGAAAACGGCGTTTTGGCCTTCATCGTCTACATTGGTATTTATCTTACGGCCATCATGACGCTCTGGCGCAAGAAACCCATGCAGCTTTGGATGCAACCTGGGCATGAAAAGCACTACCTCTACCTGATGAACGAGGCCTTGCTGGTCTCTTTTGTAGGATTTGCTGTCAGTGCTTTGGCACTTTCAGCACACTACCATGAAGGCTTCTTTTATTTGCTAATATTGATTAATTTTATATACGTAAAAAAGATGCAGGCGAGTACTGAATCAAGATGA
- a CDS encoding glycosyltransferase — translation MPFLIFSDDFGHHPSSCQHLFREIAREHRVLWVNTIGMRSPRLCVADAWKVWGKVGRMVRGGGGGALVEVPQNITVVQPLMLPYAHLAPVRAFNRWSVVRTVRRELARLGMDRPVLVTTVPNACDYLGACGESLAIYYCVDDFANWPGHEAGYVSGLEEQLIARADVFVATSQKLYDRLQATGRPTHLLTHGVDLDHFAALPDREHPLLAGVPRPRVLYFGLVDERMDQDLVHAVARELPGVAFVLTGRVETDVARLAALDNVHFTGPVPYAELPALLAGTDICMLPYAVNAFTDTINPLKLKEYLATGKPVLSTPLAEARPFRVVVHLAPSAGDWVRVIGEILEHPGKASPTPDHHPQHPKDQSRSRALAGESWAEKARVLVGICAAAKSRPKATLLLALLALLVSIWPVPASAQSAQAPQPAPAVTASQVLVLYNADWKGDHPLTEPGQDSLEVAEHYRRVHTDPATGERPHLLGLSCRRRGTSLLILDRMLNTEHLEEPSADNFCGVVLDNGGRRPEPACEYGDGHHLEMTLPDGPDWQWDSLRLDLVGPEKQTVEIIAQGVNLYPGRVAFQPGGAWTVRLDGLDFLPGPFTARAAIQDRGGTRHEWAAEYVDPAQVAFSPTGPDGKPDDQLFQECIADPVRAFLADPANALPDGTLLRDHVLFLALAYGLPRTVTAPYGIAVGITEHRGDFGARIDLGQRLQLLELDLQKLRGTAVSPMRFDTKGRTSEQAAFAHITPRTNFSRPFIGPGANPFQHPLAYRKSDPLIRKHLVQPLPFIPETRGRLPSHHLYFAMRLDAPDPLLALELIDRAAYAARHAGPHMGVLPGTPLEETRERVGHIGRNGPARELWDQGYRHLFSTPAGRKRIELFRLAPGQGFFNTEYAFLPGGIATEVQSYQGWNQENSRFMDFFQRGVTATVGAAHVSQGAPHIHNHSFWDEDIFYPFLVQAKNQNWTLGQTLLLNQVHLGWITTFVGDPLFRLPASPANDNRPYPEKVNVRVVSGRDQDQTPGHWVQVLLPWEPAEGPDTFKVAQLRLTAIPGEAADSPPFQAINPRFSARPTVFVPRAEFQRVEQWRLELVDPFGNIHTPKMPLVRQGT, via the coding sequence TGTGTGGCGGATGCGTGGAAGGTGTGGGGGAAGGTGGGGCGGATGGTTCGGGGTGGGGGGGGAGGGGCCTTGGTGGAGGTTCCGCAAAATATTACCGTGGTGCAGCCCTTGATGCTGCCTTACGCCCATCTGGCCCCGGTCCGGGCGTTCAACCGCTGGTCCGTGGTCCGCACGGTGCGCCGGGAGCTGGCCCGGCTGGGCATGGACCGGCCGGTCCTGGTGACCACGGTGCCCAATGCCTGCGATTATCTGGGGGCCTGCGGCGAGAGTCTGGCCATCTACTACTGCGTGGATGATTTCGCCAACTGGCCGGGCCATGAGGCCGGGTATGTCTCCGGTTTGGAGGAGCAGCTGATCGCCCGCGCCGATGTCTTTGTGGCCACGTCCCAAAAGCTGTATGACCGGCTCCAGGCCACGGGCCGCCCCACCCATCTCCTGACCCACGGCGTGGACCTGGACCATTTCGCCGCCCTCCCGGACCGGGAGCATCCCCTGCTGGCCGGGGTGCCCCGGCCGCGGGTGCTGTATTTCGGGCTGGTGGACGAGCGCATGGACCAGGACCTGGTTCATGCCGTGGCCCGGGAGCTGCCCGGGGTCGCCTTTGTGCTCACCGGCCGGGTGGAGACCGATGTTGCCCGGTTGGCCGCCCTGGACAACGTCCATTTCACCGGCCCTGTCCCCTACGCCGAACTGCCCGCCCTGCTCGCGGGCACGGACATCTGCATGCTGCCCTATGCGGTCAATGCCTTCACGGACACCATCAACCCCCTGAAACTCAAGGAATACCTGGCCACCGGCAAGCCGGTCCTGTCCACCCCGCTGGCCGAGGCCCGCCCCTTCCGGGTCGTCGTGCACCTGGCCCCGTCCGCGGGGGATTGGGTGCGGGTGATTGGCGAGATTCTTGAGCACCCCGGGAAAGCGTCGCCAACCCCGGACCACCACCCGCAACACCCCAAGGACCAATCTCGGTCCCGGGCCCTGGCCGGGGAGAGCTGGGCGGAGAAGGCCCGCGTTCTGGTGGGCATCTGCGCCGCCGCGAAAAGCCGCCCCAAGGCCACCCTGCTGCTTGCGCTCCTGGCCCTGCTGGTCTCCATCTGGCCCGTCCCGGCTTCAGCCCAATCCGCCCAAGCCCCCCAGCCCGCCCCGGCAGTCACCGCGTCCCAGGTGCTCGTGCTCTACAACGCGGACTGGAAGGGGGATCACCCGCTGACCGAGCCGGGGCAGGACTCCCTGGAGGTGGCCGAGCATTACCGGCGCGTGCACACGGACCCCGCAACCGGGGAGCGGCCGCACCTGCTGGGCCTGAGCTGCCGGCGCCGGGGGACCAGTCTGCTCATCCTGGACCGGATGCTGAACACCGAGCATCTGGAAGAGCCCAGCGCGGACAATTTTTGCGGGGTGGTGCTGGATAACGGGGGCCGGCGCCCGGAGCCGGCCTGCGAGTACGGGGACGGGCATCATCTGGAAATGACCCTTCCGGACGGCCCGGACTGGCAATGGGACAGCCTGCGCCTGGATCTGGTCGGCCCGGAAAAGCAGACCGTGGAGATCATCGCCCAGGGCGTCAACCTTTATCCCGGCCGGGTGGCCTTCCAGCCCGGCGGGGCATGGACCGTGCGCCTTGACGGCCTGGATTTCCTCCCCGGCCCGTTCACGGCCCGGGCCGCCATCCAGGACCGCGGCGGCACCCGCCACGAATGGGCCGCGGAATACGTCGACCCGGCCCAGGTGGCCTTCAGCCCCACCGGGCCGGACGGCAAGCCCGATGACCAGCTGTTCCAGGAATGCATCGCCGACCCGGTCCGGGCCTTTCTGGCCGACCCGGCCAACGCCCTGCCCGACGGCACCCTGCTCCGGGATCATGTCCTGTTCCTGGCCCTTGCCTACGGCCTGCCCCGGACCGTCACCGCGCCCTACGGGATTGCCGTGGGCATCACCGAGCACCGCGGCGATTTCGGAGCGCGCATCGACCTGGGCCAGCGCCTCCAGCTCCTGGAACTGGATCTCCAAAAACTGCGCGGCACCGCGGTCAGCCCGATGCGCTTTGATACCAAAGGCCGAACCAGCGAGCAGGCCGCCTTTGCCCATATCACCCCGCGCACCAACTTCTCCCGGCCCTTCATCGGACCTGGGGCCAACCCGTTCCAGCACCCCCTGGCCTACCGCAAAAGCGATCCCCTCATCCGCAAGCACCTGGTCCAGCCCCTGCCCTTCATCCCGGAAACCCGTGGCCGCCTGCCCAGCCACCACCTCTATTTCGCCATGCGCCTGGATGCCCCGGACCCGCTGCTGGCCCTGGAGCTGATCGACCGGGCCGCCTACGCGGCCCGCCACGCCGGCCCGCACATGGGCGTCCTGCCCGGCACCCCCCTGGAGGAAACCAGGGAGCGCGTCGGCCACATCGGCCGCAACGGCCCGGCCCGGGAACTCTGGGACCAGGGCTACCGCCACCTGTTCTCCACCCCGGCCGGCCGCAAACGGATCGAACTCTTCCGCCTGGCCCCGGGCCAGGGGTTTTTCAACACGGAGTACGCCTTTCTGCCCGGGGGCATTGCCACGGAGGTACAATCCTACCAAGGCTGGAACCAGGAAAATTCCCGGTTCATGGATTTCTTCCAGCGCGGCGTCACAGCTACGGTAGGCGCGGCCCACGTATCCCAGGGCGCGCCGCACATCCACAACCACAGCTTCTGGGACGAGGACATCTTCTACCCGTTCCTGGTCCAGGCCAAAAATCAGAACTGGACACTGGGCCAAACCCTGCTCCTGAACCAGGTCCACCTGGGCTGGATCACCACCTTTGTCGGCGACCCGCTGTTCCGTCTGCCCGCATCCCCAGCAAACGACAATCGACCTTATCCGGAAAAAGTGAACGTGCGTGTGGTTTCTGGACGAGACCAGGATCAGACACCCGGGCACTGGGTCCAGGTCCTCCTGCCATGGGAACCGGCAGAGGGGCCGGACACATTCAAGGTTGCCCAGCTCCGCCTGACCGCCATCCCCGGAGAAGCCGCCGATTCCCCACCCTTCCAGGCCATCAACCCCCGCTTTTCCGCCCGGCCCACGGTATTCGTCCCGAGAGCCGAATTCCAGCGCGTGGAGCAGTGGCGCCTGGAACTCGTGGACCCCTTTGGCAACATCCACACCCCAAAAATGCCTCTTGTGCGGCAGGGCACCTGA